In Phyllostomus discolor isolate MPI-MPIP mPhyDis1 chromosome 3, mPhyDis1.pri.v3, whole genome shotgun sequence, a single genomic region encodes these proteins:
- the NAGPA gene encoding N-acetylglucosamine-1-phosphodiester alpha-N-acetylglucosaminidase isoform X2, translating into MAASMGGRLLLLMLLWKVSDGFSWGASLDDDLLLPYPALRARPARDCARVPVGSREHESWQPSPASPGARGPSVRTFVSHFAGRAVTGHLTRAAEPLRTFSVLEPGGLGGCASRRRATVEETVREAGCSVAQNGGFFRMDTGECLGNVVSDGRRVSSAGGLQNAQFGIRRDGTLVTGYLSEEEVLNTENPFVQLLSGVVWLIRNGSIYINESQAAECEETQETGSFSKFVNVISARTAVGHDRKGQLVLFHADGQTEQRGINLWEMAEFLLKQDVVNAINLDGGGSATFVLNGTLASYPSDHCQDNMWRCPRSVSTVVCVHKPRCQPPDCNSHGTCVEGHCQCTGHFWSGAACDKLECGPSNCSQHGLCTETCSNGSFGEDCAKKCQCQNGATCDPVLGTCTCPPGFTGDSCVQECPLGWHGPGCQKPCECEHQCPCNPQTGNCNLTQTPTLSSILSRVKQCLQPSEVPLQTREFSLLTGTTWLALTLVLVFLLLISMVVNVSLLLSARAERSRHLDGSYVYHPLQEMNGELSAEKEQQGDACTSFKD; encoded by the exons ATGGCGGCCTCCATGGGTGGCCGGCTTCTCTTACTTATGCTTCTCTGGAAGGTGTCTGACGGCTTCAGCTGGGG GGCCTCCCTGGACGACGACCTGCTGCTGCCCTACCCCGCTCTGCGCGCGCGCCCCGCCCGGGACTGCGCCAGGGTGCCTGTCGGCAGCCGCGAGCACGAGAGCTGGCAGCCTTCCCCGGCGAGCCCCGGCGCCCGCGGCCCTTCGGTGCGCACTTTCGTTTCGCATTTCGCGGGCCGCGCCGTGACTGGCCACTTGACGCGGGCCGCGGAGCCCCTGCGCACCTTCTCGGTGCTGGAGCCCGGTGGGCTGGGCGGCTGCGCGTCGAGGCGCCGCGCCACTGTGGAAGAGACTGTGCGGGAGGCCGGCTGCAGTGTCGCCCAGAACGGCGGCTTCTTCCGCATGGACACCGGAGAGTGCCTGGGGAACGTGGTGAGCGACGGGCGGCGGGTGAGCAGCGCCGGGGGGCTACAGAACGCGCAGTTCGGGATTCGCCGCGACGGGACCCTGGTCACCGG GTATCTGTCTGAAGAGGAGGTGCTGAACACTGAGAATCCATTTGTGCAACTGCTCAGTGGGGTCGTGTGGCTGATTCGAAATGGAAGCATCTACATCAATGAGAGCCAGGCGGCTGAGTGCGAAGAGACACAGGAGACAG GTTCCTTCAGCAAATTTGTGAATGTGATATCAGCCAGGACGGCTGTGGGCCATGACCGGAAGGGGCAGCTGGTGCTCTTCCATGCAGATGGGCAAACAGAACAGCGGGG CATCAACCTGTGGGAGATGGCAGAGTTCCTGCTGAAACAGGACGTGGTCAATGCCATCAACCTGGATGGAGGGGGCTCTGCTACCTTCGTGCTCAATGGGACCTTGGCCAGTTACCCGTCAGATCACTG CCAGGACAACATGTGGCGCTGTCCTCGAAGTGTATCCACTGTGGTGTGTGTGCACAAGCCCCGCTGCCAGCCACCTGACTGCAACAGCCATGGGACCTGTGTGGAAGGGCACTGCCAGTGCACAGGGCACTTCTGGTCGGGCGCCGCCTGCGACAAGCTGGAGTGTGGCCCCTCCAACTGCAGCCAGCACGGGCTGTGCACAGAGA ctTGCAGCAATGGCTCCTTCGGGGAGGACTGTGCCAAGAAATGCCAGTGCCAGAATGGAGCTACCTGTGACCCAGTTCTGGGGACCTGCACCTGTCCCCCTGGCTTCACTGGTGACAGCTGTGTACAGG AGTGTCCCCTTGGCTGGCACGGGCCAGGCTGCCAGAAGCCTTGTGAGTGTGAGCACCAGTGTCCCTGCAACCCCCAGACTGGCAACTGCAACCTCACCCAGACACCCACCCTGAGCAGCATTCTCTCCCGAG TGAAGCAGTGTCTCCAGCCATCCGAGGTCCCCCTGCAGACAAGAGAATTCTCCCTTCTCACTGG GACCACCTGGCTGGCCCTTACTCTGGTCCTGGTTTTCCTTCTGCTGATCAGCATGGTAGTGAACGTGTCCTTGCTCCTCAGCGCCAGAGCAGAGCGAAGCCGGCACCTGGATGGGTCCTATGTCTACCACCCGCTGCAGGAAATGAACGGGGAGCTCTCGGCCGAGAAGGAGCAGCAGGGTGACGCCTGCACCTCTTTCAAGGACTGA
- the NAGPA gene encoding N-acetylglucosamine-1-phosphodiester alpha-N-acetylglucosaminidase isoform X1, producing the protein MAASMGGRLLLLMLLWKVSDGFSWGASLDDDLLLPYPALRARPARDCARVPVGSREHESWQPSPASPGARGPSVRTFVSHFAGRAVTGHLTRAAEPLRTFSVLEPGGLGGCASRRRATVEETVREAGCSVAQNGGFFRMDTGECLGNVVSDGRRVSSAGGLQNAQFGIRRDGTLVTGYLSEEEVLNTENPFVQLLSGVVWLIRNGSIYINESQAAECEETQETGSFSKFVNVISARTAVGHDRKGQLVLFHADGQTEQRGINLWEMAEFLLKQDVVNAINLDGGGSATFVLNGTLASYPSDHCQDNMWRCPRSVSTVVCVHKPRCQPPDCNSHGTCVEGHCQCTGHFWSGAACDKLECGPSNCSQHGLCTETGCRCEAGWTGSNCSEACSNGSFGEDCAKKCQCQNGATCDPVLGTCTCPPGFTGDSCVQECPLGWHGPGCQKPCECEHQCPCNPQTGNCNLTQTPTLSSILSRVKQCLQPSEVPLQTREFSLLTGTTWLALTLVLVFLLLISMVVNVSLLLSARAERSRHLDGSYVYHPLQEMNGELSAEKEQQGDACTSFKD; encoded by the exons ATGGCGGCCTCCATGGGTGGCCGGCTTCTCTTACTTATGCTTCTCTGGAAGGTGTCTGACGGCTTCAGCTGGGG GGCCTCCCTGGACGACGACCTGCTGCTGCCCTACCCCGCTCTGCGCGCGCGCCCCGCCCGGGACTGCGCCAGGGTGCCTGTCGGCAGCCGCGAGCACGAGAGCTGGCAGCCTTCCCCGGCGAGCCCCGGCGCCCGCGGCCCTTCGGTGCGCACTTTCGTTTCGCATTTCGCGGGCCGCGCCGTGACTGGCCACTTGACGCGGGCCGCGGAGCCCCTGCGCACCTTCTCGGTGCTGGAGCCCGGTGGGCTGGGCGGCTGCGCGTCGAGGCGCCGCGCCACTGTGGAAGAGACTGTGCGGGAGGCCGGCTGCAGTGTCGCCCAGAACGGCGGCTTCTTCCGCATGGACACCGGAGAGTGCCTGGGGAACGTGGTGAGCGACGGGCGGCGGGTGAGCAGCGCCGGGGGGCTACAGAACGCGCAGTTCGGGATTCGCCGCGACGGGACCCTGGTCACCGG GTATCTGTCTGAAGAGGAGGTGCTGAACACTGAGAATCCATTTGTGCAACTGCTCAGTGGGGTCGTGTGGCTGATTCGAAATGGAAGCATCTACATCAATGAGAGCCAGGCGGCTGAGTGCGAAGAGACACAGGAGACAG GTTCCTTCAGCAAATTTGTGAATGTGATATCAGCCAGGACGGCTGTGGGCCATGACCGGAAGGGGCAGCTGGTGCTCTTCCATGCAGATGGGCAAACAGAACAGCGGGG CATCAACCTGTGGGAGATGGCAGAGTTCCTGCTGAAACAGGACGTGGTCAATGCCATCAACCTGGATGGAGGGGGCTCTGCTACCTTCGTGCTCAATGGGACCTTGGCCAGTTACCCGTCAGATCACTG CCAGGACAACATGTGGCGCTGTCCTCGAAGTGTATCCACTGTGGTGTGTGTGCACAAGCCCCGCTGCCAGCCACCTGACTGCAACAGCCATGGGACCTGTGTGGAAGGGCACTGCCAGTGCACAGGGCACTTCTGGTCGGGCGCCGCCTGCGACAAGCTGGAGTGTGGCCCCTCCAACTGCAGCCAGCACGGGCTGTGCACAGAGA CCGGCTGCCGCTGCGAAGCTGGATGGACAGGGTCCAACTGCAGTGAAG ctTGCAGCAATGGCTCCTTCGGGGAGGACTGTGCCAAGAAATGCCAGTGCCAGAATGGAGCTACCTGTGACCCAGTTCTGGGGACCTGCACCTGTCCCCCTGGCTTCACTGGTGACAGCTGTGTACAGG AGTGTCCCCTTGGCTGGCACGGGCCAGGCTGCCAGAAGCCTTGTGAGTGTGAGCACCAGTGTCCCTGCAACCCCCAGACTGGCAACTGCAACCTCACCCAGACACCCACCCTGAGCAGCATTCTCTCCCGAG TGAAGCAGTGTCTCCAGCCATCCGAGGTCCCCCTGCAGACAAGAGAATTCTCCCTTCTCACTGG GACCACCTGGCTGGCCCTTACTCTGGTCCTGGTTTTCCTTCTGCTGATCAGCATGGTAGTGAACGTGTCCTTGCTCCTCAGCGCCAGAGCAGAGCGAAGCCGGCACCTGGATGGGTCCTATGTCTACCACCCGCTGCAGGAAATGAACGGGGAGCTCTCGGCCGAGAAGGAGCAGCAGGGTGACGCCTGCACCTCTTTCAAGGACTGA